Below is a genomic region from Hippea sp. KM1.
CGAGGCTGAATACACAACAACAAAACACAACCTGCACTTTGCAAGGGGAATCCTAAAAAACAACAAGGGTGATGTTTTGGTTGTTTCAGAGGGTAAGTATGTATCTGTAAAACCTGAAGAGGAGGGCGAAATCCTGAAGCTTCTCCATCATGAGCCAGAGGACAACAAGCCGGTCAGCCTTGATGATATTTAGGTGTGGTATTCTGCATTGATTTTAACATAATCATAGCTCAAATCACTAAACCACATGTTGTATGTGCAGATACCTATACCCAGATCAATGAGGATCTTGATTTCACTGTTTTTCATATACGAATCAATGGCCGCCTTATCAAAATCAACACGCCTGCCGTATGCAAACACAAGCGTATCGCCTATAAAAACCTTTAATCTATTGATTGAAAAATAGGCCGTTGAATAGCCAACGGCATCGATAATCCTTCCCCAATTGGGATCCTCGCCAAATATCGCCGTTTTTACCAAAAGGGAGTTCGCAACGCTCCTTGCAATGAGCTGGGCATCCTTCTTTGAAAATGCCCCAACAACAACAACCTCTGCGACCTTGGTCGCACCCTCGCCGTCCTTCACAATCATCTTGGCAAGCTTGGTGCATAGCTGCGTTAACTGATCGGTAAAGAACCTGTATATCTCATTCTCACTCTCAATTCTCTCATTGGGGGCCTCGTTTGTTGACATGATAAAGACCGTATCGTTTGTCGATGTGTCCCCGTCAACGCTGATTCTATTAAACGACTTATCAACGGCCTCCCTTAGAGCCTTATCCAGCATCTCATGGGTTATGTTTATATCTGTGGTTATGAAGGCAAGCATGGTGGCCATATTGGGGTGTATCATTCCTGCGCCCTTTGCCACACCGCCTATATGGAACTGCTTACCATAGAAGCTGCAATCCAGTGCATACTCTTTCTTGAATGTGTCGGTGGTCATGATAGCCTCAGCAAACCCTGAGGCATTGCTCGATAGTGTTAAAACCAGATTATCCAGGGATGAGACCACCTTATCATACGGCAGATCCTCACCTATAACACCCGTTGATGCTATAAAGACCTGATTCTTGAGAATGCCCAACTTCTGGGCAACCCTTGAAACAATCACATCAACGGCCTCTTCCCCGTTGGCATTACAGGCGTTGGCGTTGCCGCTGTTTACTATCACTGCCCTTATATCCGGCATACTCTTCATAAGCGATATATCGTAAATAACCGGTGCGGCCTTAATGGCATTCTGTGTAAAAACGGCTGCCGAAACCGTTGGTCTTTTGGAGTATATAAGGCCCACATCCAATTTCTTTTTTGTCAGGCCGGCATATACAGCCGAGGCCTCTATGGATGGAACCACACAAATAGACCCGCTTATCTCTTTTACCTTCATGGATAATAGGGGTAGGGCATCAAGCCCTCTTTTTCATCAAGGTTAAACATGACATTCAAATTCTGCACAGCCTGACCCGATGCGCCCTTGATCAGGTTATCAATAACACTTATTATAACCACTTTGCCGGTCCTTTCATCGTAACGGGCAAATATATTACAGAAATTACTCCCTTTAACATCGTTTAAGCCTGGAGGGTTATCCGCAACCCTTACAAAATAACTATCCTTAAAAAACTCCCTATATAGACCGTTTACATCCACATCCTCTTTAAGCGAAGCATAGATGGTTGAAAGTATACCCCTCTGAAGCGGCAAAAGGTGGGGTATAAACTCTATCTTTATATCATTATTAAATCTCTTTAGCTGCTCCTCCATCTCGGGTATATGCCTGTGGCCGTATACAGAATAGGCCTTGAAATTCTCATTGACCTCGCAAAACTGCAACCCCTCCTTGGCAGCCCTGCCAGCACCGCTAACACCCGATTTGGAGTCGGCAATAACGACACCGTCTATATACTCACATATCGGCGCAACGGGCAAAATCACACTGGTCGCATAGCAGCCGGGATTGGCCACAAGCTCAGCATCCCTTATTGAACCCCTGTTTATCTCCACAAGACCGTATACGGACCTCTTAAGCAGATGCTCTGCAGGATGCTTGACCCTATACCACCTCTCATACTCGCCTGCACTCAAGAGCCTAAAATCGGCGCTTAGGTCTATTATCCTGACCTTGCCATATATATCTTTAACCAAAGAAGCAGAAACTGTATGGGGTAAGGCCAAAAACACAGCATCCAGCGACGATATCCTATCAATGTCTATAGGCTCGATCGTTTTGTTGTATATGCCCTCAAAAAGCGGATATACATCGCAAACCCTCTTGCCTACCTGACTTCTTGAGGCTATGTAATCGACTTCTACATACCTATGGTTCAGAAGGAGTTTCAATAATTCAAGGCCTGTAAAGCCCGTTATGCCAACTATTCCTACTTTTAACATAGACAAAAATAAAAAACCCCACTGGCGTGGGGCGGGGGTGTTATCTCTTGGACCACTGGAAGGATTTTCTTGCCTTCTTCCTTCCGTATTTCTTTCTCTCTTTTACACGGGCATCCCTGGAGAGCAGGCCCATCGGTTTCAATGTGGTCCTCAAATTAGGATCGTATTCAACCAAAGCCTTCGAGATTCCATGCCTTAAGGCCTCAGCCTGGGCCATTATACCGCCACCCCTTATGGTGGCATATATATCCACCTTCTCGGTTAAACCAACCAGATTCAGCGGATAGAGTATCTTAAGCTTTGCCTCATCCAGACCACCAAAATACTCGTCTAAGCTCTTCTTGTTGACCACTATATTGCCCTTGCCCTGCCAAACCCAAACCCTTGCTACAGCGGTTTTCCTCTTTCCGGTTGCGTAATATTTTTCCATCTAACACCTCTTAAACTTCTATTTTCACTGGATTTTGAGCCTTATGGGGATGCTCACCCTCGGCATATACCTTCAGCTTCGTTATCAGCCTATTGGACAGCCTGTTTTTAGGGAGCATACCCTTTACGGCATGAACAATTACCCTCTCGGGAAACTTCTGAAGCATATCCCTTGCCTTGATAGCCTTAAGGCCACCGATATAACCGCTATGTCTGTAGTAGTATTTCTGATCCAGCTTCTTACCGGTAAGCTTCACATACTTGGCATTAATCACAACAACAAAATCGCCTGTATCCACATGGGGTGTGAATGTGGGCTTATTCTTACCCCTCAATATATTGGCAATTTGTGTTGCAATCCTGCCCAGCGTTTTACCCTTAGCATCTATCAAATACCATTTTCTTTTGTCCGGCTCAAACTTGGCCATAAATGTCTTCTGCATCGTCCCTCTCCTTCAAAAAGTCAAATTCCAAAAGCAAAGCTTTTTATACTTAAAAACGCACCTATTGTCAAGCTTTATTACTCTAAAGCAAATGTTTTTGGAATCTCGGCCACAAATGTGGTGGGATAGAGCTTATCAAAACGGGCCAGTTCATTTGAGAGTATCACACGCTGAACCAGCCTAACATAGGCGCTCCTTTTGGTCGAATAGTGGGTCAAATACTCGGCCAGCTTATAAGGATTCTGATACTTACCCATTCTGTATCTTGCTTCCCTGAACATCCTATACGCCCTCGATCTATCCAGGTTCAACATATAGCATACAGTGGCCTCATAAAGACTTGAAAACCGCCTTACAATATCGCCGGGTTTGGGGTGTTTCTTGTGGATACCATATACATTGTTGTAATTTATAGCAAATCTGGATTTGCCCCAACCGGATTCTATGCCTGCCTGGGCAATCAACAGGCTAACCGGAATGCTGCCGCTCTTTTTTACAAGCTCCTCAACCGTATGGCACCTGAATTTCTTAAAACCATACTCCAGAAGCCGCTTATCCGACTCAGACAGTTGCATATTACTATCCAGCTTTTCCTTTATCTTTAAAAACAGCTCATGCTCCCTATCAAACTGGGCTTTAACGGTAAAGGCAATGGGCAACATAACCCTTATGAAAAGCCTCTTCCTCTTTTTGGCCGGGAGCCTGGAGAAATCCTTTGGCAGGCTCTTTAACAGATAAGGCTCAACAACAAAGGAATAACTATTGAGGGGGCTGTAAAGGGAGAGTCTCTCTTCCAACTGTCTGGTGTTTTTTACCGTATAGAGGATTATACCATTACCCTGCTGGGGGGTTTTGCCAAATACAAGCAGCGCTATACCGAAGATAAAAGCCAATGCAAACAGCACAATGAAGATCAGTGCTGCAACATTCGTCTTGGGTTTTAAAACAGGTCTCTTTTCACTCATCGGTTTCCGAATATACTCCTTTTTTTCTCTAAGTCAAGAAAAATGGCTTCAAAAAGCCAAAAACTAAAAATCACTTAATTTAGCCCTTAATATGGCCTGGATGAATTAATTTTTTGGTGGAGACGGCGGGAGTCGAACCCGCGTCCAGGCGTGCGTCACAGTCGAGGGCTTTTACATGCTTAGCCTCCTTTTTAGTTAGCGAAACCACCGGGAAAAAGGAAGCCAAACCCATTGGTGGCTCGCACCCGAAGTAAATAATCCAGCTATCGCCTTCGGGCAAACGATAGCCTTCGGCGCTTTGAACTCTAAAGGCCTATTTACACCCCAAAGCGCCAAAGGGCGTAAAAGGCCTGCCGCCTGTAATTAGGCAGCTAAAGCGTACTCAGTGTCTGCGTTTCTTTTTCCCTGCCGGTTTTACGAGCAAGCAGGAGCTCGGCATGACCCTCGGCTGCTAAAACACCCTGTCGAACCCAGAATGCGTCCCCTTTTGGCAGTGAGTAATTTACTCCTTTTTGCAACTTTTTCAAGCTTTCTTGATAATTGACGATTTTTAGGATAAGATTTGGACATGTGGATGATCGTAATAGCCTCTTTGGTCTTGCTGGTTATAGTTTACTATTTCTTTGTAAAAAGCTCAAAGTTCAAGGAAAAGGACGATACCGATGTCTATAAATGCAAGGATTTCTTACTGACCAAAACAGAGAAGGTTGCATTTGATAAGATAAAAAGCTACTTGGATAAAAACCACCTAAACCTCGATGTTTTTCCCAAAATGAGGCTAACCGATTTTGTATGGACACCGAAGGAGAACAGAAACGCCTATCTAAGGATACAGATGAAGTTTGTGGATTTTCTCATTGTAAGAACACCACAATTGCACCCGATAGCGGCAATATTCATAACAAACCCGGACAACAAATCCAAGATGCAGTCCCTTGAGACCATTGAGCCGGTTCTTAAACACACAAAGATAAAGCTCATAAAGGTATCGCCGCAGGATATATTTAACTCAACCATGATAGATAAATTAAACAAAGCCATAAAGGAGGCATCATGATTTCTGAGGAGTTGTTAAGGATTATAGCATGCCCAAAATGTAAGGGTGATTTGAAGTTAAGCGAAGACGGTAATTTCCTGATATGCGAAAGGTGCAAGATAAAATACCCCATAGAGGACGACATACCCATCTTGATTGTTGATGAGGCAAAACCGCTAAATGATTAAGGCTTTAGCCGCCGTCTTTATATGCATAATATCGTGGGCATTTATACCGATAGCCTCAAAGGAGATCCTAAGGGGTATGAACAACTATGCCATGCTGTTTTTCTCCAATATCATATCGGCTTTAGTATTGGGTGTTTATTTATTTGCCCAAAACGGCATAGGGGCATTAAAAAAATACTCCGCCAAGGACTATTTCATCATGTCCTTTTTGGGTTTTCTGGGGAGCTTTCTGTTTTATGTATTTCTTTATAAGGCGTTCTCCTTAGCAAGCGCCCAGGAGGTATTTATAATAAACTACACATGGCCCATCCTGATAACGGTGTTTGGCTTTTTTATACTTAAAGAAAGGGCCACGCTTATAAGCCTATTGGCCATAACGATAAGCTTTCTGGGAGTAATCGTGATAGCCACAAAGGGCAACCTATCAACATTAAAACTAACCAATCTCTATGCGGACATGCTGGCGCTTCTTGCTGCCACATGCTTTGCGCTATTTTCCGTATTGGGAAAAAAGGTCAAATACGAACAGAAAACTGCTGTATTTGTGTATTTCTTGTCGGCCTCAATCTTTAGCCTTGCAACGGTCAAATACTTCCGGATAAGGCTCATAGACACAAACACGCTCTTCTGGCTTTTTATCAACGGCGCCATCATCAACGGCGTATCTTACATCTTCTGGTTTTATGCCTTAAAAAAGGCAAAAACCGCCTTAGTCTCAAATCTTGTATACCTGACACCGCTATTCTCGTTGATATTTATATCGCTAATATTAAAAGAAAGGATAGAGCCCTATTCCATCGCTGCCCTGTTTCTGATAATGGCAGGCATAGGGCTTCAGCTTGCAAAAAAGCCTACTTGATGGGGATGTTTATCTCTAAAACCTCCATGGAGTTATCCCTCTGAAGG
It encodes:
- the argJ gene encoding bifunctional glutamate N-acetyltransferase/amino-acid acetyltransferase ArgJ; translation: MKVKEISGSICVVPSIEASAVYAGLTKKKLDVGLIYSKRPTVSAAVFTQNAIKAAPVIYDISLMKSMPDIRAVIVNSGNANACNANGEEAVDVIVSRVAQKLGILKNQVFIASTGVIGEDLPYDKVVSSLDNLVLTLSSNASGFAEAIMTTDTFKKEYALDCSFYGKQFHIGGVAKGAGMIHPNMATMLAFITTDINITHEMLDKALREAVDKSFNRISVDGDTSTNDTVFIMSTNEAPNERIESENEIYRFFTDQLTQLCTKLAKMIVKDGEGATKVAEVVVVGAFSKKDAQLIARSVANSLLVKTAIFGEDPNWGRIIDAVGYSTAYFSINRLKVFIGDTLVFAYGRRVDFDKAAIDSYMKNSEIKILIDLGIGICTYNMWFSDLSYDYVKINAEYHT
- a CDS encoding glucosaminidase domain-containing protein codes for the protein MSEKRPVLKPKTNVAALIFIVLFALAFIFGIALLVFGKTPQQGNGIILYTVKNTRQLEERLSLYSPLNSYSFVVEPYLLKSLPKDFSRLPAKKRKRLFIRVMLPIAFTVKAQFDREHELFLKIKEKLDSNMQLSESDKRLLEYGFKKFRCHTVEELVKKSGSIPVSLLIAQAGIESGWGKSRFAINYNNVYGIHKKHPKPGDIVRRFSSLYEATVCYMLNLDRSRAYRMFREARYRMGKYQNPYKLAEYLTHYSTKRSAYVRLVQRVILSNELARFDKLYPTTFVAEIPKTFALE
- the argC gene encoding N-acetyl-gamma-glutamyl-phosphate reductase, yielding MLKVGIVGITGFTGLELLKLLLNHRYVEVDYIASRSQVGKRVCDVYPLFEGIYNKTIEPIDIDRISSLDAVFLALPHTVSASLVKDIYGKVRIIDLSADFRLLSAGEYERWYRVKHPAEHLLKRSVYGLVEINRGSIRDAELVANPGCYATSVILPVAPICEYIDGVVIADSKSGVSGAGRAAKEGLQFCEVNENFKAYSVYGHRHIPEMEEQLKRFNNDIKIEFIPHLLPLQRGILSTIYASLKEDVDVNGLYREFFKDSYFVRVADNPPGLNDVKGSNFCNIFARYDERTGKVVIISVIDNLIKGASGQAVQNLNVMFNLDEKEGLMPYPYYP
- a CDS encoding DMT family transporter, whose protein sequence is MIKALAAVFICIISWAFIPIASKEILRGMNNYAMLFFSNIISALVLGVYLFAQNGIGALKKYSAKDYFIMSFLGFLGSFLFYVFLYKAFSLASAQEVFIINYTWPILITVFGFFILKERATLISLLAITISFLGVIVIATKGNLSTLKLTNLYADMLALLAATCFALFSVLGKKVKYEQKTAVFVYFLSASIFSLATVKYFRIRLIDTNTLFWLFINGAIINGVSYIFWFYALKKAKTALVSNLVYLTPLFSLIFISLILKERIEPYSIAALFLIMAGIGLQLAKKPT
- a CDS encoding DUF2726 domain-containing protein, translating into MWMIVIASLVLLVIVYYFFVKSSKFKEKDDTDVYKCKDFLLTKTEKVAFDKIKSYLDKNHLNLDVFPKMRLTDFVWTPKENRNAYLRIQMKFVDFLIVRTPQLHPIAAIFITNPDNKSKMQSLETIEPVLKHTKIKLIKVSPQDIFNSTMIDKLNKAIKEAS
- the rpsI gene encoding 30S ribosomal protein S9, which gives rise to MEKYYATGKRKTAVARVWVWQGKGNIVVNKKSLDEYFGGLDEAKLKILYPLNLVGLTEKVDIYATIRGGGIMAQAEALRHGISKALVEYDPNLRTTLKPMGLLSRDARVKERKKYGRKKARKSFQWSKR
- the rplM gene encoding 50S ribosomal protein L13, with product MQKTFMAKFEPDKRKWYLIDAKGKTLGRIATQIANILRGKNKPTFTPHVDTGDFVVVINAKYVKLTGKKLDQKYYYRHSGYIGGLKAIKARDMLQKFPERVIVHAVKGMLPKNRLSNRLITKLKVYAEGEHPHKAQNPVKIEV
- a CDS encoding Trm112 family protein is translated as MISEELLRIIACPKCKGDLKLSEDGNFLICERCKIKYPIEDDIPILIVDEAKPLND